In one window of Henckelia pumila isolate YLH828 chromosome 1, ASM3356847v2, whole genome shotgun sequence DNA:
- the LOC140874894 gene encoding protein argonaute 7, whose amino-acid sequence MEDEQSNASKTTTFTGNPTAHAHHYHHHLLQSSNRLAYGYGFGFGYHQNLHQTLPPLLPLPPTIPLHLTLTPPFLQNHSFQSNTHFRKSSLEESNPRVATSSDSQVSRAEIEIQKKIRVPFDKRNGRKIADAKPNALTVARRPDSGGVEGRVVNLLANHFLVQFDPSQRIFHYDVEISPNPSKEISRMIERKLVVENSARLSGALPVYDGRRTIYSPVEFQDDRLEFYVNLPIADGKPVLMCVESMNPQENTRQHKIFRVSMKLVSKFDGESLSSYLNKGDEIAPLPQEYIHALDVVMRESPTEKCIAAGRSFYTNSIGGEKEIGGGAVALGGFFQSLRPTQQGLALNVDFLVTAFHESIGVIPYLQKRFDFMHDIFQNKAKSLTNEERKEVEKAMKNIRVFVCHRETVQRYRVCSLTEEVTGNLSFPDRDGTKLRVVSYFKDHYDYDVQYRNLPCLQISRRKACYLPMELCVICEGQKFFGKLSDDQTTKVLKMGCQKPRERKKIIASVMEGSFGPTSGDHGKEFKLEVSKEMTRLTGRILQPPKLRLGNGGHVRNLTPSRHDRQWNLLDSHVFEGTRVDRWAIISFGGTSDQKSCIPKFINQLSQRCEKLGIFLHKNTVLSPIFESMHVLGNARLLESKLEKIHKAAFSNLQLLICVMEKKHKGYADLKRIAETSIGVVSQCCLYSNIGKLSSQFLANLALKINAKVGGCTVALYNSLPSQIPRLFRQDNPVIFMGADVTHPHPLDDFSPSVAAVVGSVNWPSANKYVSRMRSQTHRQEIIQDLSTMVGEILDDFYEELSKLPQRIIFFRDGVSETQFEKVLHEELEAIRHACSRFPSYNPPITFAVVQKRHHTRLFPCDQTNKSFTENHFSDENIPPGTVVDTVITHPKAFDFYLCSHWGVKGTSRPIHYHILWDENEFTSDEMQKLVYNLCYTFVRCTKPISLVPPAYYAHLAAYRGRLYLEHSDSNASTRTPTVSRTSPAKTTPLPKLAENIRKLMFYC is encoded by the exons ATGGAAGACGAGCAGTCCAATGCCTCAAAAACAACCACTTTTACGGGAAATCCAACCGCTCATGCCCACCATTACCACCACCACTTGTTGCAGAGTTCCAACAGGCTTGCTTATGGCTACGGCTTTGGTTTTGGTTATCATCAGAATCTGCACCAAACTTTGCCGCCTTTGCTTCCTCTGCCTCCCACTATACCTCTCCATCTCACGCTAACCCCACCTTTTCTTCAAAACCACAGCTTTCAATCAAATACCCATTTCCGCAAATCCTCGTTGGAGGAAAGTAATCCTCGTGTCGCCACTTCTTCTGATTCCCAGGTTTCTCGAG CTGAAATTGAGATTCAGAAGAAAATCCGTGTACCCTTTGATAAGAGAAATGGAAGAAAGATTGCTGATGCTAAACCAAATGCATTGACTGTTGCAAGAAGGCCGGATTCCGGCGGGGTGGAAGGGAGGGTTGTTAACCTCCTTGCCAATCATTTCTTAGTCCAATTCGATCCATCGCAGCGGATTTTTCATTACGATGTCGAAATTTCTCCGAATCCATCCAAGGAAATTTCGCGAATGATCGAGCGCAAACTCGTCGTGGAGAATTCAGCGAGACTATCCGGTGCTCTTCCGGTGTATGATGGTAGAAGGACTATCTATAGCCCTGTAGAGTTTCAAGATGACAGGCTTGAGTTTTATGTTAACCTCCCTATAGCTGATGGTAAACCGGTTTTAATGTGTGTAGAATCAATGAATCCGCAAGAAAATACTAGGCAACATAAGATTTTTCGAGTTAGTATGAAGCTCGTATCAAAGTTTGATGGTGAATCCTTGAGTAGCTATTTGAATAAAGGAGATGAAATCGCTCCCCTTCCCCAAGAATATATCCATGCATTGGATGTAGTAATGCGGGAGAGTCCAACAGAAAAGTGTATAGCGGCTGGGAGGTCGTTTTACACGAATTCGATCGGTGGAGAAAAAGAAATAGGGGGTGGAGCTGTTGCACTTGGGGGATTCTTCCAGAGCTTAAGGCCAACACAACAAGGCCTTGCTCTAAATGTTGATTTCTTGGTGACAGCCTTTCATGAAAGTATCGGAGTGATCCCTTATTTGCAAAAACGGTTTGATTTTATGCATGATATCTTTCAAAACAAGGCCAAAAGTTTGACGAACGAAGAGAGGAAAGAAGTGGAGAAAGCAATGAAGAACATTAGGGTCTTTGTTTGCCATAGAGAAACTGTTCAAAGATACCGAGTTTGTAGCTTAACCGAAGAAGTTACTGGAAATCTATCTTTTCCTGATAGAGATGGGACGAAACTAAGAGTTGTTAGCTATTTCAAGGATCACTATGATTATGATGTGCAGTATCGAAATTTGCCTTGCTTGCAGATTAGTAGGAGGAAAGCATGTTATCTACCTATGGAGCTTTGTGTGATTTGTGAGGGAcagaagtttttcggtaagctCTCGGATGATCAGACTACGAAAGTACTTAAAATGGGCTGTCAAAAACCTCGAGAACGCAAGAAAATCATCGCCAGTGTTATGGAAGGATCGTTTGGCCCAACTAG TGGCGATCATGGAAAAGAATTTAAACTCGAAGTTTCGAAAGAAATGACACGATTGACCGGTAGAATTCTTCAGCCTCCAAAACTTAGGCTTGGAAACGGTGGTCATGTGAGGAACCTGACTCCTTCACGTCATGATCGACAGTGGAATCTTTTAGATAGCCATGTCTTCGAGGGTACTCGAGTTGATCGGTGGGCGATTATAAGTTTTGGTGGCACCTCAGATCAAAAGTCTTGCATTCCAAAATTCATAAACCAGCTGTCTCAAAGATGTGAAAAACTGGGCATTTTTCTCCACAAAAACACAGTTTTGAGTCCAATCTTCGAGTCAATGCACGTCCTTGGAAATGCGAGGCTTTTGGAATCTAAACTCGAGAAAATTCATAAAGCTGCCTTCAGCAATCTTCAACTGCTTATCTGTGTCATGGAGAAGAAACACAAAGGATATGCAGATTTGAAACGAATTGCTGAAACAAGTATAGGAGTCGTTAGCCAGTGCTGTTTATACTCGAATATTGGCAAGTTAAGTTCACAGTTTCTTGCGAACTTGGCTCTTAAGATCAATGCCAAAGTTGGGGGATGCACTGTTGCACTTTACAACTCATTACCTTCTCAAATCCCAAGGCTCTTCAGGCAAGACAACCCGGTGATCTTTATGGGCGCGGATGTGACACATCCTCATCCATTAGACGATTTTAGTCCCTCAGTTGCTGCTGTCGTTGGAAGCGTTAATTGGCCTTCGGCAAACAAGTATGTTTCAAGAATGAGGTCCCAGACGCATCGACAAGAGATTATTCAAGACCTTAGCACAATGGTAGGAGAAATATTAGATGATTTTTACGAAGAGCTCTCAAAACTTCCACAAAGAATCATCTTTTTTCGAGATGGAGTCAGTGAAACACAGTTCGAAAAAGTTTTGCATGAAGAATTAGAAGCCATTCGACACGCGTGTTCAAGATTCCCGAGTTATAACCCTCCGATCACTTTCGCAGTAGTGCAGAAACGGCACCATACTCGGCTATTCCCTTGTGATCAAACCAATAAATCTTTCACAGAGAATCACTTCTCGGATGAAAATATACCTCCTGGAACCGTGGTGGATACGGTGATAACTCATCCAAAAGCCTTCGACTTCTACCTCTGTAGCCATTGGGGCGTAAAGGGTACAAGTCGGCCCATTCATTACCACATTTTGTGGGATGAAAACGAGTTCACCTCCGATGAGATGCAGAAGCTGGTTTACAATCTTTGCTACACATTCGTGAGGTGCACCAAGCCTATTTCTTTGGTCCCTCCTGCATATTATGCTCATCTTGCTGCCTACAGAGGCCGGTTATATCTTGAGCACTCGGATTCAAATGCCTCAACCCGAACACCCACTGTTTCTAGGACATCGCCGGCTAAGACAACACCTTTGCCTAAACTTGCTGAGAATATTAGGAAGTTAATGTTTTACTGCTGA
- the LOC140875443 gene encoding large ribosomal subunit protein eL14z-like — translation MPFKRYVEIGRVALVNYGKDYGKLVVIVDVIDQNRALVDSPEMVRSQMNFKRLSLTDIKIDIKRVPKKKTLIAAMEAADVKGKWEKSSWGRKLIVQKRRACLNDFDRFKLMLAKIKRAGVVRQELAKLKKESAA, via the exons ATG CCGTTCAAAAGGTATGTGGAGATCGGGAGGGTGGCGTTAGTCAACTACGGGAAGGACTACGGCAAGCTTGTCGTCATCGTTGACGTCATCGACCAGAACCGA GCTCTAGTGGATTCACCCGAAATGGTACGAAGCCAAATGAACTTCAAGAGGCTTTCGCTTACTGACATCAAGATTGACATCAAAAGGGTGCCGAAGAAGAAGACACTTATTGCTGCAATGGAAGCGGCTG ATGTCAAGGGGAAGTGGGAAAAGAGTTCCTGGGGGAGGAAGTTGATCGTGCAAAAGAGAAGGGCGTGCTTGAATGATTTTGATAGATTCAAATTAATGCTGGCCAAAATCAAG AGAGCAGGAGTTGTAAGGCAAGAGCTTGCAAAGCTTAAGAAAGAGAGCGCGGCTTGA